One stretch of Paenibacillus sp. AN1007 DNA includes these proteins:
- a CDS encoding N-acetyltransferase, with protein sequence MSKVSIVKARPHTVVGGKLTEMALDYMKFSLAGSREPAVVDQTFQKLWKARNNRFSHEYAYEAVRGGKTLGMIMCYPTPLMNKLALPTFTQLFNLNSWKLIGYNLRNWKEFYTMVTLKEAEDDEYHIGTIATLPESRGLGVGTELIYHAEKQAVLNGFAKSSLTVKQENAGAIKLYERLGYKTVGEINKPAVSMFRMSKTLI encoded by the coding sequence ATGAGCAAAGTATCGATTGTAAAAGCAAGGCCGCATACCGTCGTTGGCGGGAAATTAACAGAAATGGCGCTGGATTATATGAAGTTTTCCCTGGCGGGCTCAAGAGAGCCCGCAGTTGTAGATCAAACATTTCAAAAGCTTTGGAAAGCCCGCAACAATCGTTTTAGTCACGAGTATGCTTATGAAGCCGTGCGGGGTGGCAAAACACTCGGTATGATAATGTGTTATCCAACCCCTTTGATGAACAAACTTGCACTGCCTACTTTTACACAGCTGTTCAATCTAAACAGTTGGAAACTGATTGGATACAACCTGCGCAACTGGAAAGAGTTCTATACCATGGTAACGCTGAAGGAAGCCGAGGATGATGAATATCATATCGGTACGATTGCGACACTTCCAGAGAGCAGAGGACTTGGAGTCGGCACGGAGTTGATCTATCATGCGGAAAAGCAGGCAGTTCTGAACGGTTTTGCGAAATCTTCATTAACCGTCAAGCAGGAAAATGCGGGTGCGATCAAATTGTACGAGCGGCTGGGGTACAAAACGGTTGGAGAGATTAACAAACCCGCCGTATCCATGTTCAGGATGTCAAAGACACTTATATAA
- a CDS encoding Asp23/Gls24 family envelope stress response protein → MLIQKTTGLIEISDDVISKMVGKITTATRGIASMSAGLAERIGKIWSGRSLQQGVTIHREDHHLEINVKIIVHYGSKVHEVCRELQHKVIEQVEHLTGLSIHAVNVTVEGIAPVPLPAQ, encoded by the coding sequence ATGCTGATTCAAAAAACGACAGGTCTTATCGAAATATCGGATGATGTCATCTCCAAAATGGTCGGTAAAATAACAACAGCCACCCGTGGAATTGCCTCAATGTCAGCGGGATTGGCAGAACGTATCGGCAAAATATGGAGCGGCCGCAGCCTGCAGCAGGGAGTTACTATCCATAGAGAAGATCATCATTTGGAGATTAACGTTAAAATCATCGTGCATTACGGCAGTAAAGTACATGAAGTTTGCAGAGAATTGCAGCATAAAGTCATTGAGCAGGTAGAGCATCTTACCGGGTTATCCATTCATGCGGTGAATGTCACCGTGGAAGGCATCGCTCCTGTCCCGCTGCCAGCGCAGTAG
- a CDS encoding S9 family peptidase: MNKSPITPEDLYHYRWISQPVISASGQVAYVEQTIDQAKNEYSTQIRGISLDGTEDVALTHGMHDSSPAWSPDGSRLTFLRSTQGGKGLWSLDPEGSEPVMLISPERKISSYSWSPDGKYIAFTSKVHSGQVQPGDDENPKDENAEPAVQLSSVLRGSVYERTTPKAEGAGWWDGQYSHLFVYEMISGHITQLTSGLWNITTPVWSPDSQKLAFISKQVQEEEADPDLLHHTDVFMITVEAGEEAVPYKITDSSLQITQFSFTPDGKQLILIASDRKYGSGSHHQLFTIPVQRGVPRLVAPDLDMQIGNAALGDMKSAAASPSPIISRSFPKQGVYVLGTCQGSVDVYRIQPDGGCETITPPGEKDVYQYTIAADEKTLVAAVLTDTHPGELYTVEMGSGTMTRLTRRNDEFMAKRIVNPPVRIEFPSSDGWLIQGWLAVPDLAEMESTAAVNSDEAASVNPRGEIGLKKKLPLILQIHGGPHAMYTGAFSHEMQTLLAEGYAVLWVNPRGSMGYGQEFARACRGDFAGGDYRDLMEAVDHALSSYEILDEFRLGAAGGSYGGVMTNWIAAHSNRFKAAVTQRCISNWLSMYGTSDIGISYVEGVIGGNPAEHAAYLWSRSPLAHAHNIETPLLIMHGEEDYRTPIAQAEELYTTLKRYGKTTKLIRYPGSNHSLLKSGKPSLRVDCFEQVIAWFNDYL, encoded by the coding sequence ATGAATAAAAGCCCGATTACACCGGAGGATCTGTATCACTACCGCTGGATCAGTCAGCCTGTCATTAGCGCAAGCGGGCAGGTTGCATACGTCGAACAAACCATTGATCAGGCAAAGAACGAATACAGCACACAGATTCGGGGGATTTCACTGGATGGAACAGAAGATGTAGCATTGACTCACGGAATGCATGATTCATCGCCTGCATGGTCACCTGATGGCAGCAGGCTGACTTTTCTCCGCTCGACTCAGGGGGGGAAAGGATTGTGGTCTCTTGATCCGGAGGGATCAGAACCGGTTATGCTTATATCTCCTGAACGTAAAATATCGAGTTACAGCTGGTCACCAGATGGGAAATATATCGCTTTTACCAGTAAAGTTCATTCGGGTCAAGTTCAACCCGGAGATGACGAAAACCCGAAAGACGAAAACGCTGAACCGGCTGTCCAGCTGTCATCTGTATTGCGCGGAAGCGTGTATGAGCGAACCACGCCAAAGGCCGAAGGCGCAGGGTGGTGGGATGGTCAATACAGTCACTTGTTTGTGTACGAGATGATTAGCGGACACATCACACAGTTGACATCGGGATTGTGGAACATCACTACACCGGTCTGGTCACCGGACAGCCAGAAGCTTGCATTTATTTCAAAACAAGTACAAGAAGAGGAAGCTGACCCGGACCTGCTTCACCATACGGACGTCTTCATGATTACTGTAGAAGCGGGGGAGGAAGCAGTGCCTTATAAAATAACAGATTCCAGTCTGCAGATTACCCAGTTCTCCTTCACACCGGATGGTAAACAGCTTATTTTGATCGCCAGTGATCGCAAATATGGGAGTGGAAGTCATCATCAACTGTTTACCATTCCGGTGCAGCGAGGTGTACCCAGGCTGGTCGCACCCGATTTAGACATGCAGATCGGTAATGCTGCACTGGGAGATATGAAGTCGGCAGCTGCTTCCCCTTCGCCGATCATCAGCCGCTCGTTTCCAAAGCAGGGGGTTTATGTACTGGGCACCTGTCAAGGCAGCGTGGATGTATACCGGATTCAGCCAGATGGCGGCTGCGAAACGATCACGCCTCCGGGAGAGAAGGATGTATATCAATATACAATTGCTGCTGATGAGAAAACGCTGGTGGCTGCAGTCTTAACGGATACACACCCCGGAGAGCTGTACACTGTAGAGATGGGGAGCGGTACCATGACCAGGCTCACCCGCCGCAATGATGAGTTTATGGCTAAACGGATCGTAAATCCTCCCGTGCGGATCGAATTCCCATCATCAGACGGCTGGTTAATCCAAGGGTGGCTGGCAGTGCCTGACTTGGCAGAAATGGAATCGACTGCAGCTGTGAATTCAGATGAAGCAGCATCCGTAAACCCAAGAGGAGAAATCGGACTCAAGAAGAAACTTCCTTTGATTTTGCAGATTCATGGCGGCCCTCACGCGATGTATACGGGAGCGTTCAGTCATGAAATGCAGACCCTTCTCGCCGAAGGATATGCTGTCTTATGGGTTAATCCTCGCGGCAGTATGGGCTATGGACAGGAGTTCGCCAGAGCCTGTAGGGGTGATTTCGCCGGTGGTGATTATCGGGATTTGATGGAAGCTGTGGATCATGCCTTGTCATCTTACGAAATATTGGATGAATTCCGTTTGGGCGCTGCAGGTGGGAGTTACGGAGGTGTTATGACCAACTGGATCGCTGCTCATTCCAACCGTTTTAAAGCCGCTGTGACACAGCGATGCATCTCTAATTGGCTGTCCATGTATGGCACAAGCGATATTGGAATTTCCTATGTAGAAGGCGTAATTGGAGGCAATCCTGCGGAGCATGCTGCTTATCTGTGGTCCCGTTCCCCGCTCGCTCATGCGCATAACATCGAAACGCCACTGCTGATTATGCATGGGGAAGAGGATTACCGCACGCCTATTGCTCAGGCAGAGGAGCTGTATACAACCTTGAAGCGTTACGGCAAAACCACCAAGCTGATTCGTTATCCGGGTTCAAATCATTCTTTGTTAAAAAGCGGCAAACCTTCGCTTCGCGTTGACTGTTTTGAACAGGTGATCGCTTGGTTTAATGATTATCTGTAG